A window of Antricoccus suffuscus genomic DNA:
ACTCGGTCGCCTGGCATGAACTCCGCGCCCTCGTACCATCCGATAACGAGCGAAAGACGATGAAGGAGACCGCGTGAGCCTGTCGTTCACCGAGGACCAGACTGCCTTCCGCACATCGGTGCGCGGCGTACTGGCCCGCCTAGCATCCGCCTCCGGCACGCGTGACTTCATCGAGGGCAGGGCGCCCAGCACCGTCCAGTCGTGGCAGCGTATCGACGAGGCACTCGGCCTGAGCGCGCTGCCGATCCCCGAGGAGTACGGCGGCCAAGGCGCGTCGTGGTCCGAGGTGGGGATCGTGTTCGAAGAGCTCGGGCGCACCCTCTTCCCGACCCCGTATCTGTCCGCGATGACCGCCACGCGGCTGTTGACGATGTGTCGAACCCCTGCGGCCGAGGCGAGGCTAGCGGCAATCGCCGAAAGTACGGCGCGACCCTTGGTTACCTTCTCCGGCAACCAGCGAACGCGTTTCGATGCCACAGATACCGACCCGCAAGTCGAGGTGCGAGTATCCGGGAAGAGCGGGCTGACTCCGCACCATGGCGACGCGGATGCGGTGATCATCGAAGCCACCCTCAACGAAAGAGCGGTCCTCGTCTGGATCCCGGTGAGTGAGGTACAGGTCGAGGTCGTCCCTACGGTCGACCTGACTCGGCCAATGTGCACGGTGACGGCAAATTCGGCCGCCGGGACGATCCTGACTGAGACGGATGTCGACGCAATAGTCACGGACGCCCGGGCGTTCATCGCCATGGCCGTGGCTCTGGAGTCGGTCGGCGGCGCGGATGTATGCCTGACGATGACCGCCGACTACGCGCGCGACCGGGTGCAGTTCGGGTCAGCGATCGGCTCGTTCCAAGGCGTCAAGCACCGGCTGGCCGACCTGCTGCGCGCGTACGAACCGGCCAAG
This region includes:
- a CDS encoding acyl-CoA dehydrogenase family protein, with translation MSLSFTEDQTAFRTSVRGVLARLASASGTRDFIEGRAPSTVQSWQRIDEALGLSALPIPEEYGGQGASWSEVGIVFEELGRTLFPTPYLSAMTATRLLTMCRTPAAEARLAAIAESTARPLVTFSGNQRTRFDATDTDPQVEVRVSGKSGLTPHHGDADAVIIEATLNERAVLVWIPVSEVQVEVVPTVDLTRPMCTVTANSAAGTILTETDVDAIVTDARAFIAMAVALESVGGADVCLTMTADYARDRVQFGSAIGSFQGVKHRLADLLRAYEPAKSAAYAALDAAGVPASREFEQVSSIAKLVADQMYAGVSIDSIQLHGAIGFTWEFDVHLHYKRAVANRALGASARDHRRAVKSMIEALLPARSDCEVSA